The following are encoded together in the Hemicordylus capensis ecotype Gifberg chromosome 4, rHemCap1.1.pri, whole genome shotgun sequence genome:
- the LOC128324848 gene encoding chemokine-like protein TAFA-5 isoform X2 produces the protein MSPIVWEEAGKELEVGTCEITALDRDMSHPKRMIARQTARCACRRGQVAGTTKAKPACVDAQIIVNKQWCGMEPCDDGEQCTLLINRSGWSCTRQLGRIKTVTVS, from the exons ATGTCTCCAATcgtctgggaggaggcag GAAAGGAGCTGGAAGTGGGGACGTGTGAAATCACAGCATTGGACAGAGATATGAGCCATCCCAAGAGGATGATTGCCCGGCAGACGGCTCGGTGTGCCTGTAGGAGAGGCCAAGTTGCTGGAACAACGAAAGCAAAGCCTGCCTGTGTGGATG CCCAGATAATTGTCAACAAACAGTGGTGCGGGATGGAGCCCTGTGATGATGGGGAGCAGTGCACTTTGCTAATAAATCGTTCAGGCTGGAGCTGCACTAGGCAACTGGGACGAATAAAAACGGTCACG GTCTCCTGA